Sequence from the Methanosarcina siciliae T4/M genome:
TACTCTGTTCTTCTATTGATGAAACACAGAAATAAAGAGTTATCTATACTTAATTAACAATACCGTATTTGAATTACTACTTGATAATCATTCAGAAGCATCTGTTGAGTGGCGAAATATTCATATTCACGGGAAAAACAAAAGTATGTCTGTAGACATTCAATTTATGAAAAAACTGATGGACAGTCTCGAATTCATTGTAAATAGATCCTAAAGTTTGCTTAAGGAAGAATTTAGCTTTATTTATCACAAATTTAAATCAAGATTGAAATTAAAAATATGAAGAGGAGCACTTAAATTCAAAGTCCTGTAGCGATTTGGAAAAATAGCTCATTCCAAAACGTAGTTTAAATCTTAATCATCAAAATTATTCATATTGTTTTCATAATCAGAAGTTAGATTGATCATTAAAAATAAGGGTTATCCAAAGACAAAATTTGAGTTTTGGGATAGGCTCAAAATTTAGAATATATTTAGATCATTACATACTCATCAAAATAACTGATTAAGAATAGAGTACACACAGAAACTCGGCAGAACTTATAACAAATTTGCCCAATGGCTTGCAATGCCCCAGGTTCCAGATTTATTTCTTGGAAAATGATTTCGTTTGAGTTTTCCTTCATCCCTTCATTACTTTCATCTATCCCATAGTTTCAATGTTCAGGGCTGCAAGAAATATCCTGAAAAAGTCTCCCTGAATTAATAAATTGGCTCCTTCCATGCGGCGGCTATTTTGCTTGATTTTTCTGATAGCAAAAGACTCTTTTTTTCGAAATCACTTTGAGAGAAGTTTATCCTTAAATATAGAATCGAATAAAATGAAAAAGCTTTTTGAGTTGAAATGTGATGAAAAAGTAAGAAAAATGAAAATTTCTCTGATAAATCAGGTGCGCAAAAAGGAAGATCGTTAATAAATGATAGGGTAATGCTGCTTATCAGAGCGGCTTGTGATAAAACCTTACAGGGCTTAAATTGTCCTTAATTGGATGACGCAAGTCTCCTTCGAATAAGCATTGCAGAGCATTACACTGTCCAAGAGGTGTATAAAAAATCATTTTTGTACTGGAGGTGTGGTATGGCAGAAAATCAGTCATCTTATACACATGCTTTTGACGAATGGAAAGAAGCCAGGGCGGTTATTTCCAGATTCGATGGATATCTGGACGGTCTGCGTAGATATGGTTTTGTCTTCATTGCTGCGTTGCTAGCCGCTAATTCTATTCAGGTTTACTTCAATTTCAATGATTTTACAAAATTCTTTTTGTCCTTAATAACTATCATATTTGTCATTGGTCTGTACCTTCTGGATACTTACTATCGAAGAATGGTAGAAGCGGCTTCGATCAGGGCAAGAATTCTCGAAACCGTTGTGTTGCTGGATATTGAGTTGGACGATATTATTTCGGATAAATTTGAGAAAGAGAAATTGCAGAGTTATATTCAGAAAATTTATTACGGCTTTATTATAATAGCGGTAATAATTGGCGCAGGCGTTATTTATGCAGATCAAAACACTTCCTCGAGCACGCTGGTAAATTCGAGCACTCAATCAACGACTTCAGAAAATTCAAATCCGCTATCCGCTACTCCAGAAAATTCGAGTACGCAGTCAAGCACATCCGAAAATTCAAACACTATAACCACCACTTCAGTAATTTCGGGAACTTCGTTAATTACTATGTGGATTTATATTATTTTGCTAATCTTTTCCGGAATTTCGGGAATGTTTACCGTCAATTACTTTTCAACTAATTTGTCTTTGAAATTCCTGCACGGAAAAGAAGACTGGATTATTGATAACTTTTCATGCCAGCAGGGAGATAAAGTAAGAATTACAATCACAAACCTCGCTGATACCGCTATCAATTTCAAAGTTGATTCAGTTGTTTGCGAAATAATGGATAAAAAAGGTATTTTTCATCAGATAAAATCCGAAGCCGATATAACAATTCCTTCGGAGGGTAATTATTCCTGGTTGTGGGACACAAGCTCTTTTGAAGGGATATTTAAAATCTGTCCGCGTGAGAAAAAGATTCCATTGAGACGTTCAGTACTTGTTTGTGAGAAAACCGAGCCCCAGATAAACACTAAAGAATGAAATTATTCAGGAATAACATCCTTTTGCTATCAGCAAAAAAGATATTAACGATCTCTTGCGAGCCCTTCTTTGCTGATAACAAAAAGGATTTAATTATTTAACCAGATTGTAAGCCCATTCGATCCATTCACAGAGGCATTCTAAATCCTCTTTCTCGATGGTAGCACCGCACCAGATGCGCAAACCCGAAGGAGCATCACGGTAAGAACCGATGTCATAAGCAACTTTTTCATTCTCAAGCGTTTTAATCAGTTCTTTAAGCTTTTCGTCGGGTAAATCAACTTTAAAGCAGACACTGGTGCTGGATCTTATCTCTTTTGTTTCCGCTAAGAAATGGATCCAGTTGTTTTTAGCAACAAATTCCTCGAAGACCGCCAGATTTTCATTTGTTCTCCGGATAAGTTGTTTAAGCCCTCCGACAGACTCTGCCCATTTCATTGTTGCCAGCCAATCTTCATTAGCCAGCATGGAGGGGGTGTTAATAGTAGAGCCTGCAAAAATATCCTTATTCAGTTTACCACCTTTGGTCAGTCGGAAAATCTTGGGCAATGGCCAGGCAGGAGTATAGCTTTCTAAGCGCTGAACAGCCCGCGGGGATAAAATCAGCATTCCGTGTGCACCTTCCCCACCTAAAACCTTCTGCCATGAGAAGGTAATGACATCCAATTTATGGTAGGGTACATCCATAGCAAATATAGCAGAGGTGGCATCGCAAAGCGTGAGCCCTTCCCGGTTATCAGGAATCCAGTCGCCGTTGGGCACTTTGACTCCGCTAGTAGTCCCATTCCAGACAAAGACGACATCATTCTTGAAATCGACCTGCTTTAAATCTGGTAATTTCCCGTATTCTGCCTCAAAAACTCGGGTATCTTTTAATTTTAACTGTTTAGTGATGTCGGTTTCCCATCCTTTACTGAAAGATTCCCAAACCAGAACATCGACCCCGCGGCACCCCAGCATGGACCACAAGCACATTTCAAAAGCGCCTGTATCGGAAGCCGGTACAATACCTACGAGATAATCATCAGGAAGTCCAAGCATATCTCTTGTTCTTTTAATTGCTTCAGCTAATTTTTCCTTGCCAGGTTTGCTCCGGTGTGACCGGCCAAAAGGTGTATCCTTCAGCTCTTCAACAGAATAACCTGGATGTTTGGCACAGGGTCCAGAAGAAAAACAAGGATTATTAGGAACTCGTGTTGGTTTCATTTTATCTTTTCCTTTTTCGGTACTGTTATGTCTTAGGGGGATAAGAAATTTTCCAGTTGCAGGCGAACATGTAATTATAGCCATCCCCGAAGACTTAACAGTGTACCTTTTATTTATTACAATAGGAGCGCGGAGGGTCACTAATACCCCGCCCTTCACAGGCTGTCCGACAATTACTGTTAGTAATGAAATAAAATCATTTCTTGTAGATTGAAACTTTTTTATGAGATTTGTTTTCTATTCCCTATTACTCAAATCTTAAAGTGAAAAGTTCTATTTGTTTCCATTTTCCCATCCAATGATCTCGTTTTTATTTAAGCAAATCCATATTTTCTTAAGGTTAACCGCAATAAACCCTAAAATACAGGCCGAACTCGATGATTTAAGAAGGGAAATTGAAGACTCAGATCCAAAACTTTATGAAGAAATGGATAAGATTCAGGACAATTTGGATGAGGTGAGTTCAAATAGTGAAAAAGAAAAACTGAATACACCTCTAAATAAGTTAGGTCGTTTCCTTAAAGATTGGATGATCCTAATTCTAATTTTAGCAAGATTATTAAAGGGACTCAAAAAGGCATAGAATATACACAAAAGCTTGACAGAACCCATAACAAATTTGCCCAATGGCTTTCAATGCCTCAGGTTCCTTTCAAATATACCTGCTGAAAAACTTTAATAATTTGGAATACTATATATAAAAATACTGGCGGTGTGGAGTCCGGAAAGTGGGAAAAGAAAGCAAAACGGTATGAAATGATTTTCTCAGTGATAACCTTGTTTTCTTGGAGATTCCACCAAAAACGTTTAGCAAGCATTAGCGGCTGTAGATATTGATTTAGTAGGCAGGGCTGCAAAAAAAGCAGTACATATGAATAGTTAGTAGTGTCGGAAGTGATTCTTTGACAGCTAAAAGAACAGTATCAATAGAAAAGCCCTTAATCGCACTTGAAGACGTGGATCCTGCGGACGAAAAAAAGATCCTTGAGTTTTTGAATACCGTTGAGACCGCAGAGGAGATTGCAAAGACCGTAGAATTTCCCGATGAACCCGATATCGGGATAAAAGTTGCTGAAAAAATACTTGCAAAAAAAAATAAGATCGGAAGTTTCAGTAATCTCAAAGAAGTTATGAATGTTAAGGGAGTGGGTCCAAAGAGGTTCACTGAGCTGGTATCCGCCGTTTCAGGCAAATATGAGGTCGCTGAGACGGAGAGGACTTACTTTAAGTACCTGACCGCAATAAACCCCAATTATTTCGGGAACCTGAAAGAAAGTTCATTTAAAGCTGTAAAGATGATGACAAATAAGACCACCTATGAAGAACTGAAATGTATGGGTTTTAACTCCAGGTTCGAACGGGTGGAGGCTGTAATACATATCAAAAAATCTTCGGGTTACGGCGGAAATCTCTGTTCCGGCGGGACCCCCGAATATATCCGCTTCTATGTGGACTGGGACGATACGGACACATGGGAAGACCTCGGGGTGGCCAGCTTCAAGGCTTACAATATACCCGGCGACAAACCCCTGGAATATGCTGTAAGCATCCCTCTTGATGCGAAGAAAAAGTGGTGCATAAAAGAAAACCTTCCGAAAGTACGGGCAATCCTGTCCTGGAACACCGCTCCTCCTGCTGACACCCCGGATTTTGTACCGGTATGGGGGAACTCGCTCGATGCATATATCCAGATAGATGCCCTCAGGTTTCTTCTCATAAAAGATATTCTTGAACTGGAAGCGGTCAGCATTCCGGAGAATATCCTGGAGCTTGTGGACCTCGAGAAAGAAATTACTCTCAAGGAACCCGAAAAGTTGAGTCTGCCAAAACTTATCCAGGTATACAAAGACAAAGAAGTACCTGCGCACAGGTTCGGATTTTCACAGATCAAGAACCTGCTCGGCAAGGATACGCTTTCCCTCGGGCAAAAGGTTGCGGAAAAATCCGGCAAAAATATCATTGCTGCCAGTGCCGTATCCCTGCACGATACCCTGATCGATGCAGGGTTTGAGCTTTCTGCAGTACCCGGCATCATTGAGGGACTCGTTCCGATATCCTCAGGGGACACGACATACGAGGAGCTGAAATGCATCGGCCTGAACACGAACCTGGAAGAGCTAGCCGGTGTAATCGAACTCAAGAAGTCAAGCGGCTATTCCGGAGGCCTGTGCACCGCCGGAAGTGAGGAGTATGTGGCGTTCTGGGCAGACTGGGGAGACGGAGCCGGCTGGACATATGTGGGAACCTCAGTGGTGAACGTTCACGACATCAAAAATACCCCTTCGGGGGGACTGCAGTACTCCGTATTTTTGCCCGTGAACCTCACAGGCCGCCGCAAACCCTGTAGTGAGGGAGCAAAAATCGTTAAGGTCCGGGCGATCCTTTCCTGGGAAGTGGCACCACCTGCATGGGACCCGAACTATATTCCCAGATGGGGCAACCGAAGGGATACGCTTATACTTATACCCCCGGGCCCGACCGTCGAGGAAGGGGACCACACGCCTTACATCTCGGTTATCGGCAACATGGGGATCGATGACATCGACAGCTCAACAGGGCTTGCTACCGGTACCGGGATAATGGCTGCTTTCACCGCAAACGAAAGCCCGTTCGGTGGGGTGGTGACCATCTGCGGACATATTGCATTCCCGCCAAATACCTTCACGGGAAGCGGGACGAGCGCAATGCCCCTCAAGTACAGGGTGTTCGTACGCCGCAGCCTTCCGGGCGAACCCTGGCAGCAGCTGACCAATTCCTTCAACGTCAAACTCGTAGACCAGGTGGGTTCCAGTTTCACCGCCCCCTATAACCACACACAGAAGCTTGATTCTGACGGGTATTACACATATCTTGAGGACCTGGAAGGCAGCGAAAGGCGTTTCGTGGAAGGCTTTGTACTGGCAAAGTGGATTACGAGCGCTCCCATGGACGGGTTGTGGGAGATTTGTATGGAAGCTTTCGACCCCGTGACATTGACAACATATCCGGCACTGAATGTGGATGGGACTGACCAGATCATAAGGGTTCTGATCGATAATACATGGCCGACACCTGACCTGAGCATTACCGGGTACACCCGGGACGGAGTTACAAACCCGGCAGAGGGATGCGGAGCTTTCAGACAGGGAGATATCATCCATGGAACCTACGGTATGAAAAACAACTATATCCGCAGCTTCTACCTCAGGGCCGAACCTTTGGGTCCGGCGGATGGCGGCGAGTTATGTATCCAGCCAGGCACCACCCCCTGCACGGCAAGCTCGAGCTGGAGCACCCCTCCTTCGGTAACCCGGGCTTATCCGTCTCCTGTCGTCTCCACCACCGGAGAAGAAGGTGTATGGTCACTGAAGACCGAAAAGATGGACCCCTGCGGTTACATCATGAGGTTGCACGGGTCTGACAGAACCATCGTCAACAGCGGCTCCATCGGGCATTACAGCGGAAAAAGCGTTGGGTTCTGCCTGTTGAAAAAAAGCTGAAGGAGAACCGGGAATAAAAGGGTTTAAAGGCCCCTTCATTTACTTTTTTCCATTTTTCTGCATAGGTAAGGATTCCAGGCCCTCATCACCTGCTTATGGGCGGCCTTTCCGATAAAACAAAAATAATGGATCAGATTGAAATTAATTAGTACTGGTTAAATATAACTTTAAATTGTTTGTTGTCTCAATTTTCTTTTCTCCTTTAGCGACCAGGGAGATTTCACCGGCAGCATTTACTACAAAATTGAGTTCAACGGAAGCTTTCTGAAGCTTAAACCTGGGAACTTCTATAAGTGCGTTTTTTATCCCCTGTTCTATTCCCATAATTAAATCTACTAAATTATCTTCGATCTCCATATCCCTGAAAAGACGGGTATCATCGACAGGAATCAGGGTAAGTTCTATTGTATGGGTTTCTTCTTTTGAGATGCTTCCTCCAAGCCCGAGATCCAGATCCACAACCGGTACTTTTAGCTCAAGGCCGCCTTCCTTACTATTGAAGGTTTTTAGTTTCAAATCCAGCTTTTCAACTTTAACTCCAATCTCGGATCTATACGATCGCTGTTCGACTTCCCGGATTGCCTTTTTTACTTTGGTTATTATTTTGTCGATTTGAACTCCCATATCTTCGGCCATTATAACACCTCTTTTTTCTGTTCTTCTCTTCACTGCTCTTCAGTTCTTTATACTCTACAGTTCTTCACTGCTCTTCAGTTTTCCTGTGACCCGGATTTTTTCATTTAATGCTTTGTTGCAGGCAGGATCGATTGCTATTGCTTTATCGAAAAATTCTATTGATTCTTCATATCTGCCAAGCCTGGAAAGTGCCAGCCCTTTATTGAACCAGGCATCAACCATTGAGGGGTTGAGTTCTGTTGCTACCTCAAAATATTTTATCGAATCTTCATATTTTTCCTCTATTGCCGAAATTACGCCTCGGTTGTTCCGGGCTTTGGCGTTAAGAGGGTCAATCCAGATGGCTTTATCATAGCAGTTTGCAGCTTCGTCATATCTACTGGCCCGCTCATAGTAGACACCCATGTTATACCAGTCATCAGATATTGAATTTGAAAATTCGGTTAGTTTCATCCCTGTCAAACCAGCATTATCTACAAGCTTCAGGACTTCATCAAAACACTCGATCGCTTTATCATTTTGAGTAATGGCCAGTAGGGTAATTCCCTTCAAGTACCATGTCTCTACATCAGATTGTTTGATTGCCAGGGCTTTATCAAAGGACTGTACGGCATCATTATATTTTTTTAAGCCGTACAGGCAGAGAGCTTGATATTTCCAGAGCTGGTGATCCTCAGGGTGAAGGTCAACTGCCTGCTTAAATAAAGTCAAAGCCTGCTCATACATACCCATTTTAAGATGAGCATAACCTTCAAACAAAAAAGTTGGAACAAGAATCGGGCTAAAAGGAGAATAAACAGTAGGGTGAACATCTTTTGGATATACTGGATTTCCGGACAGGCCGACTACGATTATCGATTCATGACAATCTGCCGGAAAATTTGCTCCGGCTGCAACAAGGACTGAGATTCTATTTTCAATTGCTCGATTGATAGCTTTGCATACATTTTTTACGGCTTCCGAACATCCGGAATATTTGCTGATGTCTTCCTTTCTTTTTTCCATACCAACCGAGAGATTAATTATTCTCGCCCCGCTGTCTATTGCCCAGTTTACGCCCCGTGCAATTCTATTTATATATTCGGATAAAGGCACATCATCATTTTCATAGACCTTGCCAATCAAAATTGATGCATCAGGGACTGTCATTGCAAGATTCAAAGCAACTGCAGTGCCATGTCCTTCTCTGTCCTGAGGCCCATGACCTGTAAAATCTTCAATTGCGCCCATCCGGTCTTTTAAATATGGGTGATCAGAGAGAACTCCACTGTCCAGGATAGCACATTTTGTGTTTTTACCCGTATAAGCTGACTGATGGAGTTTGTTCACATCATCATTTCCCTGAAAAATTGGAACATAATAAATGTCTTTTTTCTCGTCAAAAATATCGCTAATTTTTAGCTCGTGAGCTCCAAAAAGCCTTACTCGGGGAACATTCTGTTCAGGCATAAATTCTCCACCTCGCGCCTCTATGTAAAAAACTCGAAGATATCTTATAAATCTGTCTAAATTTTACATACAGCAAAGTATTTGAAATTGAAGCAAAATCGAGAGATAACGCTTCTTTATTTCTGAGTAATAAACAATTCAAAGACGAGATTACTGTTGAAAACAAGGGCTCGAATCTATTCCTTAATTGACAAAAATTCCACTTTCCGATTATTTTCACCGAAACACAACTTTTTCAAGTATGAAACCCTCCAGGGCTGACCAGCAGATAGTGTTAATCAACAATTTTGTAGATGGTGTACTGAACTTTAAGATATTTTAATTTGACATCACTTATTTTAGGTCATAATCGTTTCAAGGAACCAATGATGAAATCAACGACCGCATATTATCTGAACCATTCAGGTACAAATTACGAAATAGGCCAGCATCTGGGGAAATGGATTTTAGCGACGCCGGAAGCAGCAAGGAAACTGCAAGCGTCCCCAGGTATGTTTCCCGTTAGAACACAGGAAACAATCGCCGCAATGTTTGAAATGTTTGATCAGTATTGTCCCGGTGTCAATGAAGAGATACAGGGTTTTGCCGATACGGTCGGCGTTGACCCGGCGCAGGTGTTGTTCTATTCCATAAGCTTCTTTGCGCACGGATGTAATGTGATGGCGCTGAAGCCGGAGAAAAACCTGGAAGGACATACTGTTTTGGCTTATACCTACGATTTTACCGACATATTGGAGGAGATGTGCCTGGCGACTACTTCCGTTATAGGTAAATATAGCCATACCGGTTCTCAGTGCAATATATTCGGGCGGGCCAATGGCATAAATGAACACGGATTAGCTCTCTGTCAATCGTCTAATGGTATACCCGTAACGCCTATTAAAGGTTTAGGGTTGGATCCTCAACTTACTGGCTTGAATTTCTGGTGCGTTATCCGTGCTTTGCTGGAAAACTGTAAAAATATCTCCGAAGCTTTGGAATACCTGGAAAAGGCACCTATTTCCTATAATATGAATTTGATGATGGGAGATGCATCCGGTGATATTGCGCTGTTTGAGAATCTCCACGGATTTAAGGCATATAAGATTGTAACTGGCTCAGATCAGGAAGGATTCCTCTGTGCCAGTAATCATGCCGTTTTACCCGAAATGTTAGCGTGGGAAAATGGCCGCTTGAAGAGTTCGGTAAAACGTTTTGGGGTAATCCGAAACACTTTTACTGCCAAACGGAAAATCTCCAGAGAAGATATCAGACAACTGATTTCAACAAGCTATCCCCGAGGCTTATGCACCCATTTTTATGATCCACAGAACATGTTTGGAATGTTGTATGGAGGCATTTTGGACATCGAGGAAAAGGCCATAGACATTACTTTTGGCACGCCACAGCATAACCCATGGAGAAGATTTGACGTGGGAGTAAAGGATACAGATCAGGTTTTCAAGGTTTCCTTGCCTTATGAGCAGCCGCCAAAGGACTTTTTTGAAATGACGGAGGATACCGTCTGAATAACTAAACCGGAATGGAGTATTCTACAGAGATATTTTAATAAAACCCAAAACTACTGACTTTTTCCAATATCGGAAGACATCAATTAAAGTAACCTTTTCAACTGCCGTAAGTTCGAGCAATTCTTCATCAAACCCGCTCTTTCAGATTGTTCAGGACTTTAATTTTCGTTTTTCGGGTGCTGTACTTTATCTTCCCAAAAAGGATTTCATCTGATTTTTCGTTTATTGCCGCAAGGTTGATTTCTTCTCCGACTTTCCACCAGCTTCCTATTTTTTCGAACTACATGGGGAGCAGTTCCCTTTTTCCTTCAGGGTCTACAGCATGATTGTTTCAAAAGAGGGCCAGGATATTGAGGACACCTTGAAAGGCCGGTGTGGTTTATGATTTTGCCGGAAGTGACGTTGCCAAAAGAGATTGAGCGGATGATCGAAAAATAATATCCGGGTTCCTTGAGCTCTTCTCTGAGGATGAATTCGGCGTCTTTATAGAGAAAATCTTCTTTTTTCAAAATCCGGCTCTTTATGGTTTCAAAAATATCGCCTTCATACCCGAGGAGGTAGGCGGGAGTGCCGCCGAGAACTGCGTAAGTTTCGATCAGGTCTTTCAGGCCGGAGCCCGGGAAGAAGTCCTTCAGGCTCAGGAATTTTAAAGGCTGGA
This genomic interval carries:
- a CDS encoding AAA family ATPase, yielding MMEKHFINYSASLYGRRTKKLDFQPLKFLSLKDFFPGSGLKDLIETYAVLGGTPAYLLGYEGDIFETIKSRILKKEDFLYKDAEFILREELKEPGYYFSIIRSISFGNVTSGKIINHTGLSRCPQYPGPLLKQSCCRP
- a CDS encoding DUF234 domain-containing protein, which gives rise to MGSWWKVGEEINLAAINEKSDEILFGKIKYSTRKTKIKVLNNLKERV
- a CDS encoding C45 family autoproteolytic acyltransferase/hydolase; translation: MMKSTTAYYLNHSGTNYEIGQHLGKWILATPEAARKLQASPGMFPVRTQETIAAMFEMFDQYCPGVNEEIQGFADTVGVDPAQVLFYSISFFAHGCNVMALKPEKNLEGHTVLAYTYDFTDILEEMCLATTSVIGKYSHTGSQCNIFGRANGINEHGLALCQSSNGIPVTPIKGLGLDPQLTGLNFWCVIRALLENCKNISEALEYLEKAPISYNMNLMMGDASGDIALFENLHGFKAYKIVTGSDQEGFLCASNHAVLPEMLAWENGRLKSSVKRFGVIRNTFTAKRKISREDIRQLISTSYPRGLCTHFYDPQNMFGMLYGGILDIEEKAIDITFGTPQHNPWRRFDVGVKDTDQVFKVSLPYEQPPKDFFEMTEDTV
- a CDS encoding phosphoserine transaminase gives rise to the protein MKPTRVPNNPCFSSGPCAKHPGYSVEELKDTPFGRSHRSKPGKEKLAEAIKRTRDMLGLPDDYLVGIVPASDTGAFEMCLWSMLGCRGVDVLVWESFSKGWETDITKQLKLKDTRVFEAEYGKLPDLKQVDFKNDVVFVWNGTTSGVKVPNGDWIPDNREGLTLCDATSAIFAMDVPYHKLDVITFSWQKVLGGEGAHGMLILSPRAVQRLESYTPAWPLPKIFRLTKGGKLNKDIFAGSTINTPSMLANEDWLATMKWAESVGGLKQLIRRTNENLAVFEEFVAKNNWIHFLAETKEIRSSTSVCFKVDLPDEKLKELIKTLENEKVAYDIGSYRDAPSGLRIWCGATIEKEDLECLCEWIEWAYNLVK
- a CDS encoding tetratricopeptide repeat protein, with product MPEQNVPRVRLFGAHELKISDIFDEKKDIYYVPIFQGNDDVNKLHQSAYTGKNTKCAILDSGVLSDHPYLKDRMGAIEDFTGHGPQDREGHGTAVALNLAMTVPDASILIGKVYENDDVPLSEYINRIARGVNWAIDSGARIINLSVGMEKRKEDISKYSGCSEAVKNVCKAINRAIENRISVLVAAGANFPADCHESIIVVGLSGNPVYPKDVHPTVYSPFSPILVPTFLFEGYAHLKMGMYEQALTLFKQAVDLHPEDHQLWKYQALCLYGLKKYNDAVQSFDKALAIKQSDVETWYLKGITLLAITQNDKAIECFDEVLKLVDNAGLTGMKLTEFSNSISDDWYNMGVYYERASRYDEAANCYDKAIWIDPLNAKARNNRGVISAIEEKYEDSIKYFEVATELNPSMVDAWFNKGLALSRLGRYEESIEFFDKAIAIDPACNKALNEKIRVTGKLKSSEEL
- a CDS encoding helix-hairpin-helix domain-containing protein; protein product: MTAKRTVSIEKPLIALEDVDPADEKKILEFLNTVETAEEIAKTVEFPDEPDIGIKVAEKILAKKNKIGSFSNLKEVMNVKGVGPKRFTELVSAVSGKYEVAETERTYFKYLTAINPNYFGNLKESSFKAVKMMTNKTTYEELKCMGFNSRFERVEAVIHIKKSSGYGGNLCSGGTPEYIRFYVDWDDTDTWEDLGVASFKAYNIPGDKPLEYAVSIPLDAKKKWCIKENLPKVRAILSWNTAPPADTPDFVPVWGNSLDAYIQIDALRFLLIKDILELEAVSIPENILELVDLEKEITLKEPEKLSLPKLIQVYKDKEVPAHRFGFSQIKNLLGKDTLSLGQKVAEKSGKNIIAASAVSLHDTLIDAGFELSAVPGIIEGLVPISSGDTTYEELKCIGLNTNLEELAGVIELKKSSGYSGGLCTAGSEEYVAFWADWGDGAGWTYVGTSVVNVHDIKNTPSGGLQYSVFLPVNLTGRRKPCSEGAKIVKVRAILSWEVAPPAWDPNYIPRWGNRRDTLILIPPGPTVEEGDHTPYISVIGNMGIDDIDSSTGLATGTGIMAAFTANESPFGGVVTICGHIAFPPNTFTGSGTSAMPLKYRVFVRRSLPGEPWQQLTNSFNVKLVDQVGSSFTAPYNHTQKLDSDGYYTYLEDLEGSERRFVEGFVLAKWITSAPMDGLWEICMEAFDPVTLTTYPALNVDGTDQIIRVLIDNTWPTPDLSITGYTRDGVTNPAEGCGAFRQGDIIHGTYGMKNNYIRSFYLRAEPLGPADGGELCIQPGTTPCTASSSWSTPPSVTRAYPSPVVSTTGEEGVWSLKTEKMDPCGYIMRLHGSDRTIVNSGSIGHYSGKSVGFCLLKKS
- a CDS encoding trypco2 family protein codes for the protein MAEDMGVQIDKIITKVKKAIREVEQRSYRSEIGVKVEKLDLKLKTFNSKEGGLELKVPVVDLDLGLGGSISKEETHTIELTLIPVDDTRLFRDMEIEDNLVDLIMGIEQGIKNALIEVPRFKLQKASVELNFVVNAAGEISLVAKGEKKIETTNNLKLYLTSTN